AAGTTCCGGAACCCGCGATACATACTCGGCCGGAAGAGGGAAAGCCGCAAAGCGGCAAAAGGCAAGAACAAAGGCAATTTCAATGGCTTCGGACAGACAAAACCTTCAGGACGCGTTTCTCAACCATGTCCGCAAAACCAAGGTTCCGGTCACTGTATTCCTCATCAACGGCGTGAAATTGCAGGGTGTCATCACCTGGTTCGA
The window above is part of the Salipiger abyssi genome. Proteins encoded here:
- the hfq gene encoding RNA chaperone Hfq, whose translation is MASDRQNLQDAFLNHVRKTKVPVTVFLINGVKLQGVITWFDNFCVLLRRDGQSQLVYKHAISTIMPSQPINLYDGDGSD